Sequence from the uncultured Draconibacterium sp. genome:
TGGGAATCAATTTCGAGGCCGGTGGTATTCATTTTAGTCCCGTTATCCCGGAAGTTTACGGTGGCACAAGAACACTTAGTAATTTCCATTACCGCGATGCAGTGCTGGATATTCAGGTGAAAGGCTTCGGGAACAAAATAAAGTCAATAACAATGGATGGCGAACTCCTGGGAAATGCTTTCTTACCCGCAACAATTAACGGGAAACACGAAATTAAGATCGTTATGATGGACAATGAGTTTGGATCCAATCCGGTTAACATGGTGCCAAATAAATTCTCGTTACCAAATCCGCAAGTTGCCCTTTCCGGTTCAACCTTAAAGTGGGAGCCCATTCCGGGGGCCGTTTCATACGCGGTTTATAAAAACGGAGTTGTGTTGAAAACAATTGATACCAATTCGTTTGAGATAAGTGGTGATGGTTTTGCTGAATACAAAGTGACTGCAACAGATGTTGATGGATTTGAATCCTTCAGCAGTGAACCGCTTATGGTTTATCCGAAATCAAGTATGCAAATCCTGGAGATGGAGAATTATGCGCGTAAATCCAAACTGCCTTATTCAAACTATTCAGGGAAAGGTTTTGTAGAGACTACGATGTCGAAAAACACTAACATCCGTATTCCGGTAACCGTTCCTGAAGCAGGCAAGTATTTAATTGACCTGCAGTATTCAAACGGTACAGGCCCATGGAATACTGACAACAACTGTGCAATTCGAAGTTTGTATGTGAACAATGATTATGAAGGTGTTATGGTGCTCCCACAGCGAGGCCAAGATGAATGGTCTGACTGGGGTTTCTCCAATTCGCGTAAAGTTCAGCTTCAAAAAGGGAAGAATGAAATCAGCCTGAAATTTGAAGACTGGAATATCAATATGGATGGCCAAATTAACGATGCAATGTTGGATTATGCTCGACTAATTTACATCGAAAATTAAACACCCATACTTTTTATCTGATTAGAAGAGTTTACACAAGCCTATTCGTAATCTTTTACAATTTCATTAACACCCTGTAAAACGTAATGCGGGCGATAAGCAAATTCGAGGATGGTTTGTTTGTTTGAAATACCAGATAAAACAAGGCAAGTGTCTATTTCGGCTTCAATACCCGCAACAATATCTGTATCCATTCGGTCGCCGATTATTATGGTATCTTCCCTTTGAACGCCAAGCTTTTTTAACCCAATTCGCATCATAAGCGGGTTGGGTTTACCGACAAAGTATGCTTGCTTTCCGGTGGCCAGTTCAATGGGTGAGATAAGCGCTTTGGTAGCCGGAGCAATCCCGTTTTCTATCGGACCGTTCAGGTCGGGATTTGTACCTACCAGCTTGGCACCTCGGTTCACCAGGTTTACAGCCTTTTCAATCATTTCATAACTATAAGAGCGGGCCTCTCCCATAACCACGTAATCAGGATCGATGTTGTTGCTTGAATATCCGACATTATAAAGTGCATTAATTAGTCCGGCTTCTCCAATAATATAAGCGCTGCCGTTGGGTTTTTGGCTTTGCAGAAAAGATGCTGTTGCCAAAGCACTGGTGTAAAAATGTTCCGCGCCAACATCAAGCCCCATCCGGAATAGTTTCCCCTGAAGTTCTCGAATAGTCCTTTCACTGGAGTTGGTCAGAAAAACAAACTTTTTGTTTTCTTCTTTTAACCAAGATACAAATTCTATTACACCATCAAGAATCTTATCCCCGTGATAAATCACACCGTCCATATCACAAATGAACCCGGACTTGTTTCGTATTTTTTCTATTATTGATTTTTTGGCCATTTGAATAAATTAAGTGGATATTATTTATACGATACAAAGTTACAAGCTTTAACAGTAATTCCCGTTTCTGTCGGCTTTTACCTCAATACGAATCATAGGATTTGTTTTAAATTTAAATTTGTAAAGGATCAGAACCAAACAAAGTTGGAGGGCAGAATAAGAAACCAGACGAATCATATGGAGAAATGTCATAGTGTGGAAACGCCATACAATGCTTCGTTATTATCGGGTATTTCATACTGATGAAATAGAAGGTATTGATCCTGATAAAATTCCTGAAAACACCGCTCACGATCACGACTTCGATTCGATTGCTTCCTGTGAACAGCTTATCCAGTTCTGGTCCGATTCCCCGGTCATAAAGCTTGATCAGAAAAAAGCATGTTATATTCCTTCATTGGATGAAGTCCACATGCCGGGAGCAAGAACCTTTTTTCAGGATGAAAAATATTATTCCACGATTTTCCATGAGTTGGTTCATTCTACAGGCCACCGTAAACGTTTAAATCGACACGAGCGGTTTTCAAACTTGAATTTCGCTAGTAATGATTATTCGCAAGATTATCCTAACTAAAATATTATCCCAACTTTTGGAGCATATCTTTTAGTTTACAGCATGTTAACGCCATAAGAGTTGGGATAATATTTCTTCAAGAAAGTGGGCTGTCTTTGTTAATCTCTGGCATTTATTCGTTAAGGCCAAGATATTCCAGCAAGTCCTTCTTTTTTCGGATGTTTTTCCACTTTTTACCGGTATCCTTCATAACATCATCCTCAAGCGTTGCCAAAGCCTGATTCTTTTGCTCAGTAGAGACAAAAATATAGCGCATTGTCGTATTTATATTAGCATGCCCCATCAATCTTTGGATGGCTACGATATTGAGATGTTGCTCCAGCCAATGACTGGCCCGTGCATGGCGTAGCTGGTGGCAGTGTAAATTCTCGGGCACTTCGGGATTAATACAATGTGCCTTTTGCGCATATATTTTTAGACGCTTATTTACAGCCTCCTGGGTGAGTTTCTTTTTCCTGCCGTCATAATAAACGAAGAATAAAAGATCCCAGGGATTAAGTTTTTTGCCGTGGAACATCTCAATGTAACCCTTTAGGACTTTAGAGACCTCTTTAAGTATTGATGGTGACCTTCTTTTTGCTCCCTTACCCAGTACTGCAATATAGTTTTTACCATTTGGCTGAGTTAAATAGATGTCTGATATTTTTAACGATAGCACTTCGTCAATACGAGCACCAATACTGTAAATCAGGTAAAATAGCGTAAAATCACGTTTCCCGATTTTGGTTTTGAGATTGATGACATTAAAAAGAGTTTTAATGGCCTCTTGTGTTATTTCCACCTGTGCCGGCTTGACATATCGCATCTGCTTAACTTCCCGGGCCTCCATC
This genomic interval carries:
- a CDS encoding tyrosine-type recombinase/integrase, which translates into the protein MKKLTESLVIAKAMREWEKIYLPEIRALSPHTLRSYHKAITLYAIFLKDAKSANFGNLSGDFFSTANIQEWMLWLKSERSCSNSTCNQRLAGLKNFLKFLSKKDIRFIQLWMEAREVKQMRYVKPAQVEITQEAIKTLFNVINLKTKIGKRDFTLFYLIYSIGARIDEVLSLKISDIYLTQPNGKNYIAVLGKGAKRRSPSILKEVSKVLKGYIEMFHGKKLNPWDLLFFVYYDGRKKKLTQEAVNKRLKIYAQKAHCINPEVPENLHCHQLRHARASHWLEQHLNIVAIQRLMGHANINTTMRYIFVSTEQKNQALATLEDDVMKDTGKKWKNIRKKKDLLEYLGLNE
- a CDS encoding HAD-IIA family hydrolase; this translates as MAKKSIIEKIRNKSGFICDMDGVIYHGDKILDGVIEFVSWLKEENKKFVFLTNSSERTIRELQGKLFRMGLDVGAEHFYTSALATASFLQSQKPNGSAYIIGEAGLINALYNVGYSSNNIDPDYVVMGEARSYSYEMIEKAVNLVNRGAKLVGTNPDLNGPIENGIAPATKALISPIELATGKQAYFVGKPNPLMMRIGLKKLGVQREDTIIIGDRMDTDIVAGIEAEIDTCLVLSGISNKQTILEFAYRPHYVLQGVNEIVKDYE
- a CDS encoding zincin-like metallopeptidase domain-containing protein, which translates into the protein MLRYYRVFHTDEIEGIDPDKIPENTAHDHDFDSIASCEQLIQFWSDSPVIKLDQKKACYIPSLDEVHMPGARTFFQDEKYYSTIFHELVHSTGHRKRLNRHERFSNLNFASNDYSQDYPN